A DNA window from Paraburkholderia hospita contains the following coding sequences:
- a CDS encoding type ISP restriction/modification enzyme — MSAVSNFIDSIVSTFKTGVATEHSYRSAIEDLFNDYSEGIHALNEPKRVVCGAPDFIIQRGELVIGHIEAKDVGVGLRGMKDGNKRQQERYRQALPNLIYTNCLDWDFYRNGKLVASVTIAGYLKGIQPNPKEYAKLESLLADFVSQRPQSITSPRVLAGIMAGKARLIKDVLHNALKADENNETEFWNQYSAFKDHLIHDISIEDFADIYAETIAYGMFAARLHDTTDNTFSRQEALGLLPKSNPFLRNLFTYLAGYDLDDRIAWIIDDLATVFREANIAQIMEGFGKLSGQNDPFLHFYETFLAAYNPAKRKARGVWYTPEPVVNFIVRAVDTVLQTEFSLPDGLADTSRITIDWETGQTDKKGNRTKVKKDVHRVQVLDPATGTGTFLAEVIKQIAPKVKDNAPSMWSSYIEQDLIPRLHGFELLMASYAMCHMKLELILTELGYKPAGAPPRLSVYLTNSLEEGEPANQVLPFAQWLSNEVKQANTVKRDMPIMCLIGNPPYLGEGGKSEGWLGTLMDDYKKEPGGKAKLTEKTSKWLNDLYVKFIRLSSHLIERNGEGVLGFVTNHGYLDNPTFRGMRWHLLKSFDTIWILDLHGSTKKKESPPAGLSDKNVFDIQQGVSIIIGVKKRQSSDELAKVLHADLWGDRAEKYARLSTLSISDGIFKPLDCRAPQFSLTPISMAGLDRYSTGFLLDEFMPLHGNGIVTKRDALNIQRTAADVVKVAKDLVNLEERDFRTRYRLPADVRDWRYEWAKKDVKDHPGLPVQEINYRLFDRRFVFYSGRARGLIGWPVAQIMTHYVRGPNIGLLTSKAHRDSSFAHAFVTDKPTEAIFFSATTGSNAVNFPLWIYPESGAFDAAPHANFQPELLQRLKGLATHPVKGEPDPVAVFDYVYGVLHSPSYREDYAEFLKTDFPRIPWPDSPDEFWNISESGARLRKLHLMDATAIGAAPYPFLGEGNGTVERYQFEEGKIWINSTQYFDSVPEHAWVLKVGGYQPAQKWLKDLKGHVLDFERVKTYQRILKILSETHRIARDIKMTTGAVDPDPLQ, encoded by the coding sequence GTGTCCGCCGTCAGTAACTTCATCGACAGCATTGTTTCGACATTCAAAACGGGCGTTGCCACCGAGCATTCTTATCGCTCGGCGATCGAGGACCTTTTCAATGATTATTCGGAAGGTATCCACGCGTTGAACGAGCCCAAACGCGTTGTGTGCGGGGCGCCCGATTTCATCATACAGCGGGGCGAGCTCGTCATAGGCCACATTGAAGCGAAGGACGTCGGTGTAGGGCTACGTGGAATGAAGGATGGCAACAAGCGTCAACAGGAACGCTATCGTCAGGCGCTACCCAACCTGATTTACACCAATTGCCTGGACTGGGATTTTTACCGGAACGGCAAGCTCGTTGCTTCCGTGACAATCGCTGGCTACCTCAAGGGTATCCAGCCCAATCCAAAAGAGTATGCAAAACTCGAATCGCTGCTCGCCGATTTCGTGTCACAACGCCCGCAAAGCATTACCAGTCCCCGTGTGCTTGCAGGGATCATGGCCGGCAAGGCCAGACTTATCAAGGACGTGCTTCATAATGCATTAAAAGCTGATGAAAACAATGAAACCGAATTCTGGAATCAGTACAGTGCATTCAAGGATCATCTGATCCACGATATCAGTATCGAAGACTTCGCTGATATCTACGCAGAGACGATTGCCTATGGCATGTTTGCTGCTCGCCTGCACGATACGACCGACAATACATTCTCGCGGCAAGAAGCATTGGGGCTGCTCCCCAAGTCCAATCCGTTCCTTCGAAATCTTTTTACCTACCTTGCCGGCTACGATCTTGACGATCGCATAGCATGGATCATCGATGATCTCGCGACCGTTTTCAGAGAGGCAAACATCGCACAGATCATGGAAGGCTTTGGCAAACTGTCAGGGCAAAACGATCCGTTCCTTCATTTTTACGAGACGTTTCTCGCAGCCTATAACCCAGCAAAGCGTAAGGCACGAGGCGTATGGTACACGCCTGAGCCTGTCGTTAACTTCATTGTCCGCGCCGTAGATACAGTGTTGCAAACAGAGTTTTCTCTTCCGGACGGACTGGCTGATACGTCCAGGATAACAATCGACTGGGAAACAGGGCAAACAGACAAGAAAGGCAACCGGACAAAGGTGAAGAAGGACGTTCATCGTGTCCAGGTTCTGGATCCAGCTACGGGAACGGGTACTTTTCTGGCCGAAGTAATCAAGCAGATCGCGCCCAAGGTAAAAGACAACGCGCCGAGCATGTGGTCTTCTTACATTGAGCAGGATCTGATCCCCCGCCTGCATGGCTTCGAGCTTCTGATGGCATCGTATGCGATGTGTCACATGAAGCTCGAATTGATTCTCACTGAACTTGGCTATAAACCGGCAGGCGCACCACCGCGCCTGTCGGTGTATCTCACAAACTCCCTTGAGGAAGGCGAACCGGCCAACCAGGTCCTTCCGTTTGCACAATGGCTCTCCAATGAGGTAAAGCAGGCCAACACCGTCAAGCGCGACATGCCAATCATGTGTCTGATTGGTAATCCGCCTTACCTTGGGGAAGGCGGCAAGTCAGAGGGTTGGCTGGGTACGCTCATGGATGACTATAAAAAGGAACCCGGCGGAAAAGCGAAGCTAACCGAGAAAACTTCCAAATGGTTGAATGACCTTTACGTCAAGTTCATCCGGCTCTCGTCGCACCTGATCGAGCGCAATGGCGAGGGCGTACTGGGCTTCGTCACGAATCATGGCTACCTCGACAATCCCACGTTTCGCGGGATGCGGTGGCATCTCCTGAAGTCTTTCGACACGATATGGATTCTCGATCTTCACGGGAGCACCAAGAAGAAGGAATCTCCACCAGCCGGACTCTCCGACAAGAATGTCTTCGACATCCAGCAAGGGGTGTCGATCATTATCGGCGTGAAAAAAAGACAGTCTTCCGACGAACTTGCCAAGGTGCTACACGCCGACCTGTGGGGTGATCGTGCGGAAAAGTACGCACGCCTTTCGACTCTTTCAATATCCGACGGAATATTCAAGCCGCTGGACTGCCGGGCACCGCAATTTAGCTTGACGCCAATAAGCATGGCAGGCCTGGATCGATACTCAACCGGCTTTCTGCTGGATGAATTCATGCCACTACATGGAAATGGCATTGTCACAAAGCGGGATGCGTTGAATATCCAGCGCACGGCAGCCGACGTGGTCAAAGTCGCGAAAGACCTGGTGAACCTAGAGGAACGGGATTTTAGAACCAGATACAGATTGCCTGCCGACGTTAGAGACTGGCGATACGAGTGGGCAAAAAAGGACGTCAAGGACCATCCTGGTTTGCCCGTTCAGGAAATCAACTATCGACTGTTTGACAGGCGGTTCGTTTTCTACTCCGGCAGAGCACGCGGGTTGATCGGTTGGCCTGTGGCCCAAATCATGACGCACTATGTCCGTGGGCCCAACATCGGACTGCTGACGTCAAAGGCTCATCGCGATTCGAGCTTCGCCCATGCGTTTGTGACCGATAAGCCGACCGAGGCCATATTCTTCTCTGCTACGACAGGTTCTAACGCAGTGAACTTTCCGCTCTGGATATACCCGGAGAGCGGCGCATTCGACGCTGCTCCGCACGCCAATTTCCAGCCGGAATTGTTGCAGCGTCTGAAGGGCCTTGCCACACATCCAGTGAAGGGAGAGCCCGATCCCGTCGCGGTATTCGACTATGTGTACGGAGTGCTGCACTCTCCATCCTATCGGGAAGACTACGCTGAATTTCTCAAGACTGACTTCCCTCGAATTCCATGGCCGGATAGCCCGGATGAATTCTGGAACATTTCGGAAAGCGGAGCCCGATTGCGCAAACTGCACCTGATGGATGCAACCGCGATAGGAGCGGCGCCGTATCCGTTCCTGGGGGAAGGCAATGGCACCGTCGAGAGGTATCAATTCGAGGAGGGCAAGATCTGGATCAATTCAACGCAATATTTCGACTCTGTCCCAGAGCATGCGTGGGTTCTCAAAGTCGGTGGCTACCAGCCTGCACAAAAATGGTTGAAAGACCTCAAGGGCCACGTCCTCGACTTCGAGCGCGTAAAAACTTATCAGCGAATTTTGAAGATACTTTCGGAAACGCACCGTATCGCGAGAGACATAAAAATGACAACGGGCGCAGTCGATCCGGACCCGTTGCAGTGA
- a CDS encoding DUF3293 domain-containing protein: MLSGSRIPSKTIQAYLETEYIASGDEGPTLRIGLANPELAALHKADGVNCSAFITACNPFSQNCSNGFNAASQEALACEIKRLDLIAIEGIGKHPSNRWPAESSYLVPGLSLEAAKALGAQYRQNAILWSADATTPQLVLSR, translated from the coding sequence TTGCTTTCAGGCTCAAGGATTCCTAGTAAAACGATCCAGGCTTACCTGGAAACTGAATACATTGCTTCTGGCGACGAGGGTCCGACGTTAAGGATTGGTCTCGCCAATCCGGAGCTGGCGGCCCTTCACAAAGCTGATGGCGTCAATTGCAGCGCGTTCATTACCGCCTGCAATCCTTTCAGCCAGAATTGCAGTAACGGATTCAACGCCGCCAGCCAGGAAGCACTCGCTTGCGAAATAAAGCGGCTTGACCTGATTGCGATCGAAGGTATCGGCAAGCACCCGTCAAACAGATGGCCTGCCGAGTCGAGTTACCTGGTACCCGGACTTTCGCTTGAAGCGGCAAAGGCACTCGGTGCGCAATATCGTCAGAACGCGATTTTGTGGTCTGCGGACGCCACCACGCCTCAGCTCGTCTTGTCGCGTTGA
- a CDS encoding helix-turn-helix transcriptional regulator — protein sequence MNRDEKPQLHKFDTFDYQIVDALSRDDYISTPELCAKLQSNPTATFVKNVSRRLNHLLDALRWVEWERRGKTDFWRRAEGMDEITGKSGPSHALALKMMERFCNQKLPPLLGNLLTPHFNAADETLKRHPHISPRYKAWDEKIKVVSAGFSVSFPDVDSVVCDAIAEALFQDECIDIIHRGRTGKDEADGMPQREAVLPLGLVESDGCIYLVAMSNKRSSEPEIFRMDRVSLCKDEGELARVPERLNAPKDFSLENFIVKQRAFDLSPAGDIVIELLFREDSFRHLQNRKISVDQITEVRDGGSIYVKATVTNCRKLRWWLREFGYKVEVLAPPDLRERIRSDAMKVAQMYSNPAPQSVEGSGLEACVEESCFNEQD from the coding sequence GTGAATAGAGACGAGAAGCCGCAACTGCATAAGTTTGATACGTTTGACTATCAAATAGTGGACGCGTTGTCCCGCGATGATTACATTTCGACGCCTGAACTGTGCGCGAAACTGCAGTCGAATCCGACGGCCACGTTTGTTAAAAACGTAAGTCGACGATTGAACCACCTTCTCGATGCGCTCCGGTGGGTGGAATGGGAACGGAGAGGGAAGACCGACTTTTGGCGCAGAGCCGAAGGGATGGACGAAATCACTGGGAAGAGCGGTCCCTCTCACGCCCTGGCGTTGAAGATGATGGAGCGCTTTTGTAACCAAAAGCTTCCACCGTTGCTAGGTAACTTGCTGACTCCTCACTTCAATGCCGCAGATGAAACACTCAAGCGCCATCCACATATATCGCCTCGTTACAAGGCGTGGGACGAAAAAATTAAGGTGGTAAGCGCTGGCTTTTCGGTCAGTTTCCCGGACGTCGACTCTGTCGTCTGCGACGCTATAGCGGAAGCTCTCTTTCAAGACGAATGTATCGACATCATTCATCGCGGAAGGACAGGGAAAGACGAAGCGGATGGAATGCCGCAGCGGGAGGCGGTGCTTCCCCTTGGTCTCGTAGAAAGCGACGGTTGCATATATCTTGTCGCGATGTCAAACAAACGTTCGTCGGAGCCTGAAATCTTCCGGATGGACCGTGTGTCGCTTTGCAAAGACGAAGGAGAGTTAGCGCGAGTTCCTGAACGGCTAAACGCCCCGAAGGATTTTTCTCTTGAAAATTTTATAGTCAAACAGAGAGCATTCGACTTATCCCCCGCAGGGGATATCGTTATTGAATTGTTGTTCAGAGAGGATAGCTTCAGGCATCTGCAGAATAGAAAGATAAGTGTCGACCAGATAACTGAAGTTCGCGATGGCGGTTCAATCTATGTCAAGGCGACTGTTACGAATTGCCGGAAGCTTCGGTGGTGGCTGCGGGAATTCGGCTACAAGGTCGAGGTGTTGGCGCCTCCTGATCTTCGCGAACGAATTCGAAGCGACGCGATGAAAGTCGCCCAAATGTATTCAAATCCCGCGCCCCAGTCTGTAGAGGGCAGTGGGCTGGAAGCATGCGTTGAGGAGAGTTGCTTTAATGAGCAAGATTGA
- a CDS encoding DNA methyltransferase, producing MQIARSVATQTITTPCYRLLGILLPPFLAPKGRVPQLARVAIWIGEIQWMIDHGFQPSRNPLLKNLNQVHCEDALLDIPEDNTANKSDLMRQWPACDAIVGNPPFIGDKLMRAKLGHEYTEALRSAYEGQVPPGADLVCYWFAKSRGMIEAGRASRAGLVATNSIRQGTNRKVLDAIVSSGRIYDAWEDLNRPSDHHRLHRCGADRAGNLIRCPLSARDRSAGQTEQMPARGDMSRRTSGTDYAVATLAIVGSTATTAPVVTNTISPRSAPVTSR from the coding sequence TTGCAAATCGCTCGATCTGTCGCGACTCAGACGATTACAACGCCTTGCTACAGGCTGCTCGGCATTCTACTACCGCCATTTTTAGCACCAAAAGGACGAGTACCCCAACTCGCACGGGTCGCAATCTGGATCGGCGAAATTCAGTGGATGATCGATCACGGCTTCCAACCGTCGCGTAATCCATTGTTGAAAAACCTTAACCAGGTTCACTGTGAAGACGCGCTACTCGACATCCCTGAGGACAACACAGCCAACAAGTCTGATCTCATGCGCCAATGGCCTGCCTGTGATGCGATTGTCGGCAATCCACCGTTCATTGGTGACAAACTGATGCGAGCGAAGCTCGGTCACGAGTACACGGAGGCACTTCGCTCCGCGTACGAAGGACAGGTACCACCCGGGGCGGATCTTGTTTGCTACTGGTTCGCCAAGTCACGCGGGATGATCGAGGCCGGCAGGGCTTCTCGGGCGGGCCTTGTAGCGACAAACTCGATCCGTCAAGGCACAAATCGAAAAGTTCTGGACGCCATCGTCTCTTCCGGCAGAATTTATGATGCGTGGGAAGATCTCAACCGTCCGTCAGATCATCACCGCTTACATCGATGCGGAGCAGACCGGGCTGGCAATTTGATTAGGTGTCCTTTGTCGGCGCGTGATCGCTCTGCGGGACAGACAGAGCAAATGCCGGCGCGAGGCGACATGAGCCGCCGCACGTCGGGCACCGATTACGCGGTTGCGACGCTGGCCATCGTTGGCTCGACGGCGACAACGGCGCCCGTCGTCACGAACACGATCAGCCCGCGTTCCGCACCTGTCACGTCGAGGTAG